GATGGGGTGCAATGTGACGAGTCTACATAGTAGACTCTTGTGAACACATCTAAACACACCTCTTCAATAATTTATAGTGAAATGTTTTATGATTCCTAGTTAACACTTGTGTGAAATTCTTAATGTCATGATGTCTCTTAGGCTGTGCTTGTTTATAAGGACATGACACTGAGACATAGACACAAAGacataaaaatgataaaattgtGTTTGACAGGTGAGACATGGACAGAGACTGTGTTCTTGGACATCGAAGTAGTGTATTTTGTATCTTTTCTAACAGGAACGACACAAAGACACTAAACGAATATACAacttattttttcattttttttattattactatcaaatttttataattatattttttattattttatttttattctaaattttgtgtgaaaaaaagataaattaaattttttattatttgttttatcttatattCATTCACcaccaaacaaaatacaaaaatattaatttttgtttctgTTCTTTTTGTCTTGTTCTCAATGTAACTGTATCAGGACACAAATATAGACACCAGGGAGTATAGTAAACttgtttgaaaaagaaagaCAAGCACATAAAGAACCAAAATGTTTCTTTCTTAGGAAAGTTTTACTTTgaattttctctattttcccAACGTCTCAGTATTTTGTGTCTTGAAACAGATAACAAAAAGAGCCTTAATGTCTCATCTAAAAAATATTCCTACGACCTATGTTTATAAATGATGTGACTCACTCACATTCAATGTGGAAGTAGAACTAAGCCATTACCTTGTTTCCCATGTAGCCCATAAGGCCAACTCCAACCGGAGAAACTTTCAAGTTATTAATGTGTCTTCTTAACTTCCTTTGCACCCAGACAGATACATAGATCCCCACCATCTGCTTGCTAACAATTCGAACATAAGCAGGATGCGATTTCATGGTGCCTAGCCCATTATCATCCTTGTCATTTGGCAATTCAGAAAAAGTATCATCTTCCTCATCAGATAACATGTCAGACACATGTGCAATGGGATCAGTTACTACTTCTTCAGGCACCACCTTCTGCTCTTTCCAGAACAAATTCAAGTTTCCAGAACTATGGTGTGACCGTGTCATCCCACCACCATACACCAAAGCATTACCCCTCCAGTTCAATTCGGAGCTGCTTAGTACTCTTCGCAACTTGGGGCCAGAATCAACAATGGGAGTTGCATCTAGAGGACGTTCTGGCCAATCTAACGTAGTCTTAATATCAACACCATATACTCTTCTCAACTGTAAGTTCTTCCCTATACCGAGTATGTTGTTCACTTCCTCATGTCCTAGATCATCATTATCGAAAGCTCTTCCGTACGCTTCGTCCATCATATCTAATGGATTAGTGTCTATACTGTCTGCTAGAACATCAGGAGCAGAAGAGGTCCTTAGTACAGGAGAATGAGGGCCACTGAGGCTTTTGTCTTCACTTTCATATTCAGaagttttgttcagagttcttcTAATGATTGCTTCCCATTTCCGGATCGGTGTATTGTCCTCTGCTCCCAGTACATTTCCGGCATTTAACGGAACTACCTCTTGGAAACTGTTACAATACAGAACACCAATTAGAAGACCAATTTTAAAATGGAAACTCATAGTGTAAGTGTATGAAGTAGGCTTAGTTTAGCATAAGGATACAGATAGATATATGGTAAATGCATGCTAAgcatatattttttcttcacTAAATCCATTCTTATGAACCATAGGAATGAAAAACTCAGCATCCAGTGAAGAACAAATTTACAGGATTCCAGGGTGAAGTTTTGCATGATTAAATCCTTTGTGTGCTAATCAGTGAAAAGATTTAGCAGATAAAGATACTTTGCAAATAAGATATACTGATTGAATAAATAGGTGATAAATATCACTGAAATCAATTAATACAGTTCAACAGAAACAAAACTCTATGAACTATAACATGAAAAAAGTAATTGAAACTATGTAATAAACTTGTAACACAGAGCTATGTGAACAATCAGATTAGATCACGGTATATAAAATTCTCCCAAAAGTTTCTTGAGTGATCCTAAATATAAAAAGGTGCAAATGTCATTAATGTGAAAAGGCAAACAGTTTGGGGAGAAAAACACAGAAAgtagaaagtaaataacaaaattatCAGGCAAATTGATAGAACACACACCCAATGATGTAGATATCTGCTGGTTCTTCACTACAAAGCCAGTCTTCAATCTCAAGATCCTTAGATGGAAGTCTTCCAGCAACATTCCAAGTTCCAACTGTTATCCTGcaaaacaataataatttttattattattttattaaacattTCCTTCATCTACATAATATGCTACATAACCAGATAATTAATGACCAAACCTCACTTCCTTTGTGTTTATGTATTGTGCACGCAACGTTTCAGATTTTCCTCTTCGATGTTTCGGCTTGTATCCCTTACAAGATGCATCTGAATTACAAATAGCACTGAACTCTTCAGTATCAAAGGAAGTAAGTAATTCACTTGAGTTCAGAAAATTATTCAACTACTTGGCTTGGAAACTTTCTTTGACTTTCTCCACTTCTTGCTTTGTTTGACATTTTTAAGTGtttcaatttcctttattttgGAAAAGAATATTTCAGCTCCATAGTTAGGCAAATTTGATTCCAAATAAGAacatatgttttctttttcaatgtCTACCAAAAAGTGAGAACAAATTAAAGCTATGCAAGCCATAAGAAGATGATGACATATTTATTAGATTCTAAATTTCATAATTAAGCAGCTGCAACTAATAACAGAAAAGAGAACACAAGAACACAactttaaaaatagttagaaaaacagttttttttattctttttttaaacATTCTTTTCTTAAATCTCTTAAAGAACTGGATTACTGCATGGGAATTAAGTAATACCTGGTACTGTTTGAGTTGGGAATCTGGATTGTGTTCTTCTAAGTGGATTATCTTCTTCATGATGATGACGCAGACGATGTCTTGAATTTTTAAGAGAACAAGCTGGATTCATGAAAGTcaaaaaattacaaacaaaggcggaaaaaaaaaaaagaatatattaaAACCAAAAATCATACCATCATCTTCACTCTCAGTTTCAGTTTCAGTTTCAGTGTCTACTTCATCTTCACTAAAATCATATACCTGTGGCTTTATATTTAGCCATTTCTTCATCACAATTGAAGGCCAAAAGGCCTGCAATGAAATGAAATTAGGAATATTCTTCAccaaacatagagttgaagataTATATAGTAAGCTTCAGAGGCAAGTTATTGTATAAAAGGCTTAGTTATTAGTTGTTACACATTACTTACCTCTGAGCGTTTTCCTCTCTTTGATTTCATTGCCTCAGGTCAATTCAATAGAACTAATGTACTACTGTGCAAAACTTTCAAAGTTCAAGTTCTTAAATATATGGAACCATTCACTCACTCATCACATTAGTTACTTAATTTGTTATACATTATTGTTATTgatgttaattatttaaattattcgGTTGCTGAACATTTAAATAGGGATGTCTAATGTCTTCTCCGATTGTAACAATTAACAAAACAAACTTggagtttttcttctttttttattttttaaaaagtgtcCAATAGAAGGAAGATCCCTATTTAGGACCAAACAGAAAAGGACGGAATAAAAGTGTGACTATATCAGCAAAACATCCACAACCGCAACTTGCATAACATTaacaattcaaataaaaaaagggaATATTACTGGTCCTCACAGCACTTGAACATTttcttataataataaaatattctaaaatgAAATTTCAGGAGAAGATTTAGAAGAGGCCAACACCAATAAATGTCATTTtcaagaaaaacacacacacacatatatatatatatatatatatatatatatatagcaactGAATTCTACACCATTGAGCCAACCAGTAAACAGAACTGTAGCGTAGTAGACTAATAGTATTGCAGAACAACTTACGGTGGATTATTTTTGGGTATTTGCAAAAGATGCCCAAGTGGAGTAgagtacaaattttaaaaatcttggACCAGGGGAAAGGTGATTTGAGAAAAAAGGCAAGAAAAATAAGGATACGAAGAGCATTTCGTTAGTAAACAAGAATATATAGATTCGCCAATGAGTTATAGTTCAAAGGCATAGTCTTTCTGTACTCACCTAAAAAGTCGCGGGTTAGAGTTTCTCTATCTTTGTAAaagaatataatatatatatatatatatatatatatagtcggGGTGGTTGGTAAGGATATGAAGACCATTGATTTCGAGACCTGTTATAGTTAGTTGtagtaaaaaaatttcaaaatccaTTCCACTGTTCGTAGTTGTTAAATTTTGTAACTAGCTAGGGTCGGATTTAAGAATTTTAATACGTAGGACTCGAATTTTATAAGaattctttaattatttttttgtgttatatttttcattacataaaagtaaatttttttcagtaattttatttttgtcatgatagttatataaaatagacacaacaatattaataataatctataaaattataaaacacTAATAATTTTATGGTgtgtttagttaaaaaattatcatatatttttttaattaaaattaattcttttagaaatttcaaaaatttgaaaacaattcATAAACTATTAATTATCTCAAACATACTAGTACTCTTATAAAATATAAGATACAAatctaaaagaaaaatttgaaataagttattataaaaagaataaagtaaaaatttttcCTTTCAATAATACAAGTTTAgaaaaaatttagtattttttataagaaaaaaaaatctaaaatacaTCAAAACATAACAATATAAATCactgtaaattttttatttaataatgttAATgttaaatagttaattttttaatattattaaaaaatagatataaaaataaGTATATAGAAATTAATGtgaaaaaaagtatagaaatTAAAGTGTACAATATTAAATTGGTtaagtaaaaatattaataaaaaaataattaaaacttaaatccatcatatatttaaaaatatttacatataaaactatttaaccaaataaaattttttatttgatcaAACATATATCTCATATATAaataattctttaaaattttgagAGACCAAAGTTACTGTTTGCTCTCCTTGAATCTATTGGTAATTGCAACTGACAAGTTTTTTAAGAATATGATAGATGTTGTACATAATCGACAAGAAACTAATtgaaaaatatagaaataatattattattttttgagaaGAACAAATGAGAGGgtaaaataaacaagtaaagcCACCACAACAACAAATTGATGAGATGCTAATTAAAATATGTTTGGGGCATCATTTGTAAAATATAAGAAACCAAAATTTTGTTGTGTGTTCAATTGGTGCACGTTAAAAATCCTTGCCAACTTGGATGCTTTTTATGAATGCACAAAAATTATTATCTACAGTAATAGTTGTGCAATATAGCATTATTCATATAGAAAGAAACTTTCTGCAAATTACGCTAATTAtatattgtttatttattttgtcaatATTCAATTGAATAACTAGCCAATATAAAGGAACGCATGCAATTGgggttttaattttagttatggGAACAATATTGCTTATTgcacataataaattaataatagcatattatattattaatggTATATGCTACAGTTGCAGATTCACCAGTGCCACAAAATGAGAAAGCTAATGCATCAGCAGACACTAAAACTGATGACGAATGGCAcccaaaaaagaaaatatgcatATAACCACTGCCAAGATATTGCTATTGGCCCCACAATTAGGAAGGTTTTCATTTACAATTAGGATCCTTCTATTAATCTATAGATATATACGTATTTTTTGGGGTCATATTTATCGTTAAGTATACTGACTAATTTTATTTTCCCTTAATTTGTAGGTTTTCATAGGTAGGTGAAATAATTGGTTCAccattttaaaagtttttaattgATTAAACCTTCAATTAAAGAAGGATAATCTTCTTCCATGCAACCATACTTTTTAAGTTTACTCGTTTCATACGTAAGATAGTATCTATTTGAGATATCAATTCAAATTTGAGAATTAGAATATAACGGAGAAtgaacaaacaaaataaaataaaatagagactatataatttaattaataattatatattaaatgtatTAAATAAAACATCAATTTAGATGTCTAGTTAagcaattttctttttaaaataatatttgaataaGTAAACGTAAAGTATCCATAAAGATGGTTCAATTAAATAGTAAGAAATAATAAACTTGAAAACTTGAATATTAAAGTggtgattatatatatatatatatattaaaatttaagcATTGAGTATGGATACGAAATCCATTCAACTAACTTTTTTGGTAGGGGATCGAAATACTATAGCTTGAATATTGAAAAATCTGTcttatatatagtatatattaaaGAAAACATAGTTGAGACTTTAAGACATTTAATAAATGTGTGCGCTTACCTCAAATAGGCAACTAACCAGTGAGTGTGAAGTGATTAAGATTCACTATGCTAAGTACAGCTGTATAACCATTGGTTAGCCGGTTCATATTAacataatattttcttttcttcttctctacaCCTTTTTTTCAAGCAATTTCAGGTTTAGAAGTTGACAAACCAggctttaaaataaaataaaaattgaccCACAAAACTAAAAGTTGAGTCATACCATTGGATGTAGGCCCAGCGCACTATATGTGAATATAACAGTTCTGAGTTTTCAACtgttaagaaaaaaaaaaaaaaagaagaaagaagaaaccaTCCATTAATCTAACTaatatttgcattttttttgtcaaatagAGAAGCACGTTGGTGGGGAATAGATACCCGATGGACAGGAAGATATATACTCCTCTAGCCCTCGTGGGTTTGAATATTATTTCAATATTTGATAACTAAACtgaacaaataaaataacattaaattatTTTGGTAAAAACTTCATAAAGTGAGAAACAAGGAATTATTGCTTGTAAATCTTATCATGAACATGTGGAAAGCATGTATCGTAAGATTGGGACAAATGATTAAAACAAATCTTATAGTTAACAAGTGATTGATAATTTCCTAGTAATTAAGTAATTTCATAGGATTTAATCATTAAAACTAAAGATAGAGCTTCGTTTTTATtacgacaaaaaaaaaaaaaaaaaacacaaggCTTTTTTTAGAGCACTTCTAACGCATGAATTCTTCAAggtttcatttttttctttctgcaCAATACAGTTTCAACTGTTGGAAAGGAAAGAAGTAACGTTTCTATTCATATTTTGAGgagagaaattttttttttcagaaaaacTCATAATGTCCAATGATAATTTGTCATCTGAGccataaataaaaattgaaataaattttttattagagatGGTCTTATATATATCTCTCTTAGAAAATCACATTTCTAAGCTAATGTTGCAGGCTTGCAGCTAATAAGTTATATGCCgactaaaaaaatagaataaaataaaaataaaaaaatattttttaaaaataaataattatttttaactaagaAAGATTCGGGTATTAATAAATCTACATATAAAAAACGAAATTAATGATATATTCATAAAAgatgaattttaattgataaaactatcaaaatcctaaaaaattatttagaattttCAAATTACTCATTCTTTACCTAACTCGTCCTCATAACTTCTCTTTGTCTTCCACCATCACATTTACCTTCTTGTTGATTATTCCCCTAACATCCTATGACTGCAATACCCACTTCCAACACCACCTCatgcttaaaataaaaaatagtcacaTTCATACTTCTTGAAAAAGAAGATTGTTTTGCTTCTTTGtgataaaaatatatctatGATATActgtttttacttttacttaaaaaaatgtctgaaattttctatttaattgGTCATCTAATCAAGTGAAGGAGTAAGAAAAAGACtacataataataaaagtagAGGAGATTTTAGTTAGTGGATGAACTCTTGTTGGTACACTAACAATACAAAAGATGGAATTCAATAAAGTTTATTGAGAATTAGGGAGTAATGTGAGACTCTAAAATCAGCTTATCTAATTGTTGCTTGGTATTTGTTGTCGCTTTGCACTTATTTTTCATAAGCAATTGTGTCCGCCTtatgtaacaccctcactattAGAATATCACGCTTTCTGCTGCGCTACTCTGATAGCTTGGGTATTACGACTCTAAACATATTTGATactaaaataggagcctgtttaaaacttaaaatcgcataacctttttcaaaaacacTTTTTCGTTGaaaacatatacatatatatacggacaagatacaaatatatatatatatatatatatatatatatatatatatatatatatacaataacttACAATCATACGTATTACAAATTCCTATCCTTCTTACAAAATTGGTAAAGATAAAAACGAGGGAAAAATAATAAGTaagataatacaaaaatatcgAATAAATAGAGAATGAAATAACTCTTTTGAAACTTCGTCATCCATATcctaaaaaggaaaaaaacctgtaggggagtgagaacatcgtcctcgctggttgtaacaccctaatattcaaatccttatacTCGAGTCATAAATCAATGATAAtaaggtggtacgactctcaagtggatttttaatatataattacaaataaaattgaaaggagtattaatcgagaagcctgaaaagagcaaaaataaaatcgcgaagtcATATCACTCACTTATcgacaacaaaaaataaagcgTGAAGTCGAAAGCGATATAAGGATAAAATCATAAAGGAGAATAAGAGAAGGacaatatatagatatataacataagtaaatagccactagtcgtgACCCACGAAGTTTatgccggctagggtacagtatgaaagtagttgacaacagtatttcttaatctctcccaaaagaaacataagagtctctataggcaagttcaaaagagttcaatTCGTAATAtaagcttttcaaaataaaggtagagagattctaagcaaaatataaagtagAGAATATAAAGACCTTCGCCATCTCTTAGATGAACCATAGCTCACTTTTGAGCACCTGGatctgcatctgaaaaataagagatatatacggaatgagaacccccgaCGCATGGGTTCCCAGTATGGTAAAAGtaccaaataaatacaatgcgcTATAATACAAACTCACTAAGCGTCCTAACTTCCTTTCATCAATTATTCATCCTAGGTCCTCACTAATCTATAACTTGGCAACTATCATAGGGAATTCTATCTCTAACCCAATATCCTTCATACTTTCACTACCTTCCAACAAAATAATCCAAGAATCAAACCATCCCTCAAGTAATTCAACTCTTATACAAACACAAACAATACGGGCAAGTAATGCACAGGTAAAGCAAGTAAGACAATTAGCAAATATTAGGAAACATGTACAATTAGGAAAATCAAAGCAATTAAGCaaaccaaaaaaatatcaaaCATATGCggatgatgcatgcctgtcttatggctgatgagtctcatctgtcggttataaagccaacctGATAATTCATGGTAGCTAACCGTAGACGGAACACCAAACACGAAATAAGTAGGACAGCACCGCAACCCTTGCATCTTACCCACGTACTCGGAGCAGGGGACGACCTCACCACTACCTCTTACCCAGGCGGAGTTATAGTTCTTGACCGAAGCAAACGACGACAGAACACAGCCCTTGCATCTTACCCGAAGTCTCGAACTCTTCCAGATCAAGTGGATAACACCACTGCATCTTTCTCGGTGTCACATTTAGAAACACATTTTTATTATCATTGCAATTCATTTTCATACATCAATTCATCCACAattcatacccggagcaagtggaaaATACCACTGCATCTTACCCGGTGTCCTTGCCTcttacccggagcaagtggatgACACCACTGCATCTTACCCGAAGGCATATCATAATCAAattcaagttcattttcattaTTATTCCACTTCCTTCATAATCATTAAatcattaatttattttccatATATTCTCAACATCTCTACACTTCTTAATCATATACCCGGAGCGAGTGGTCATTTCCACCGCCTCTTACCCGGCACTTCTATCTCATTCAATCATATGCATATACATACTCCACCAGAAGTCAATATTTATcacagccatccggctcacaaCATAATACACAACTAGCCAtaattcactaacaaacacagcCCTTCGACTCATGGCATATACAGCACTCCCATTATCATCCTTAACAACTCATACAATCATCATTACTCATCATTCATCAGTGATTCTCACTTTACTTCATCCACAAATTACCACATGTCCTAGCTTCTTTTTATTTCTAGGCATACTATAAAGATTTAGGACTTAGAGGATGAAAATGGAGGCTTAGAAGTCTGAAATTTGgctttaaaaactcaaaaatcaactctTGCAGAAAACAGGGTCACGCATGCGCAtcatccacgcgcacgcattGGAAGCGGAGAAAGGTGggtgacgcgtaagcgtcaccCATGCACACGCGTGGGAAGGTGGAAAAGCAGAGTGACATGtgcgcgtcagccacgcgtacgcatgggtgcGTTTTGTGCTCCTCGCACAAAACCAGCACAGtaccagcacaactctctggaatttCTACTGGGTACCTACATCAATAcagcgacgcgtatgcgtcggtCAGACGCACGTGTGAGGGAGTAAAAATTGTGAGTGACTCGTGCGCGTCggtcatgcgtgcgcgtcggagtacgttttaccaaaaattttactaagttaAAATGCTGCAGGATTACATTTTCAAACCCCAAACTTCCAACCCACATAACTTCTTCTAAAAGATTCCTTTTTCAACCATTTCTGAGTCGTTGGAAAGATAGTTGAATAAACTTTCACAAAAATTTGGTTTTGAAGAATTCCTAACTTCGAAGACCGAGTACGGACCACCGAAGTTgctcaaaaatcaatttttaccCAAAAACAGAAATCACCAATTATTCCAATGTTCACAAGCCAAATTCATTTTCACTCATCCAAATGACTACAACTCAACCACATTCACATAATTACACTAAACCAAAACTAAACCtacctcatctatacaattTTACCCAAAATGATCAAATTCCACACCTCAattcctcaaaccttattattcaaaaatcaaacCAATTATTCACACAttcaatatctaaaatccaTCCAATCTCTTATATCATCACACAAtacacacatcaacttacctttctTACCTCTTTCTGACCTTTGGCCCAAGATTCACGGCCTCCGACCCAATATACCAATCCAATACATAATCTCataaaaagcattgtcaccacacaAATACTCAATTTTTCACACACAACCACCATGCATCACCATCAAATTATCATCCAATTTCATAAATTACCAAGCACATCATCTATACACATTAATTCTACCAAATATATAATTCTACAATCCTTATCCAATATCAATATCGTCCACTACACATATAATACCAATCAATCATACCATTCAAGCTTAATTCTAAGGGCACCTAACTTAGGAATTCACATCATatcacacggtacttaaataaaacttaaatcgtacctcttgtagccaaaataattgagcttcttcttggaagtctccaccaaacCTTAGCCCCAAGCCTCACAAAGGCCCCACAAGCAGTATCAATCTTCtaattgtgcaccaaaatcaCCTAATACTCTAAGATAATCAATTTTCACACTTATAATCAACCTAAGGTTCATGAAATTGATAAATCACAAGGATTAGAGGGTTCTTTACCTTAACCCACAAAATTGGTTGATGAAAGTTTACCAATGGCTCATACTAGAGCACTcttaaacaaccaaaatcataaaatcactCAACACCCATAGCCAATCACGTTTTCAgaggaaaaaaaatcaaaactgggcagagaagaataaaataatcaccacaaacttaaataaaaatgtagaggatgagaagagcaatgcgtggccacaaacagctcgtcaatcggagttttggagagaaagttatggtggtttgaagttgaTGGTGGCTAAAGTttctctcttcctcctctcttcaCCATTTCAGCGTGTTTCTCTCTCCAAAATGGGGAAATGGGTTGTTTTGTGTTGAAATGAGTTCTTATATAGTGTGGGTTTGGATCCACATGGGCCGGTTCACTTGATTTAATCCGTTgacccaattttgggccaaaacttTTAATATTAGAGTTTTAAacgtattttaaatatttctaacTTCTCAAATTATAAATCCTTATTTCTTAAAATTATTCACTTCTAATTAAATTTCTCAACCACAGTACCGGACAGAGCGCATCCGGTACTGCCAGTCAAATTTTCAGTGCGCatttttacgcagaaaactatgtttttctactcagaaaaattcattgagtccaaatatcatatttaaattatcaaattctgATTGCTAAATTTTCTAGCTATATTCgctcctatttaatttattatttaattaattacagtttgaccgggttttacatt
Above is a genomic segment from Arachis stenosperma cultivar V10309 chromosome 1, arast.V10309.gnm1.PFL2, whole genome shotgun sequence containing:
- the LOC130936628 gene encoding type I inositol polyphosphate 5-phosphatase 2-like — protein: MKSKRGKRSEAFWPSIVMKKWLNIKPQVYDFSEDEVDTETETETESEDDACSLKNSRHRLRHHHEEDNPLRRTQSRFPTQTVPDASCKGYKPKHRRGKSETLRAQYINTKEVRITVGTWNVAGRLPSKDLEIEDWLCSEEPADIYIIGFQEVVPLNAGNVLGAEDNTPIRKWEAIIRRTLNKTSEYESEDKSLSGPHSPVLRTSSAPDVLADSIDTNPLDMMDEAYGRAFDNDDLGHEEVNNILGIGKNLQLRRVYGVDIKTTLDWPERPLDATPIVDSGPKLRRVLSSSELNWRGNALVYGGGMTRSHHSSGNLNLFWKEQKVVPEEVVTDPIAHVSDMLSDEEDDTFSELPNDKDDNGLGTMKSHPAYVRIVSKQMVGIYVSVWVQRKLRRHINNLKVSPVGVGLMGYMGNKGSVSISMSLFHSRLCFVCSHLTSGQKDGAEQRRNADVNEILRRTCFSSVLDSDQPQTIPSHDQMFWFGDLNYRINMLDAEVRKLVALKKWDELMNYDQLSNELHSGHVFEGWKEGLINFPPTYKYEFNSDKYVGENPKEGEKKRSPAWCDRILWQGKGIRQLEYRRAENKLSDHRPVSSIFSVDVEVFDQRKLQRALNFTCAVVHPEVFLPNDDGLQFY